In the genome of Eschrichtius robustus isolate mEscRob2 chromosome 12, mEscRob2.pri, whole genome shotgun sequence, one region contains:
- the LOC137773121 gene encoding histone H2B type 1-B-like translates to MPEPSKSAPAPKKGSKKTITKAQKKDGKKRKRSRKESYSIYVYKVLKQVHPDTGISSKAMGIMNSFVNDIFERIAGEASRLAHYNKRSTITSREIQTAVRLLLPGELAKHAVSEGTKAVTKYTSSK, encoded by the coding sequence ATGCCAGAGCCATCGAAATCTGCTCCGGCCCCTAAAAAGGGTTCTAAGAAGACCATCACTAAGGCGCAGAAGAAAGACGGGAAGAAACGCAAGCGTAGTCGTAAAGAGAGCTATTCCATTTACGTATACAAAGTTCTGAAGCAGGTCCACCCAGACACCGGCATCTCATCAAAGGCCATGGGAATCATGAACTCGTTCGTCAACGACATCTTTGAGCGCATCGCGGGTGAGGCGTCGCGCTTGGCGCATTACAACAAGCGCTCCACGATCACATCTAGGGAGATCCAGACGGCTGTGCGCCTACTGCTCCCTGGGGAGCTGGCCAAGCATGCTGTTTCCGAGGGCACCAAAGCAGTTACCAAGTACACCAGCTCCAAGTAA
- the LOC137773344 gene encoding histone H2A type 1-B-like: protein MSGRGKQGGKVRSKAKTRSSRAGLQFPVGRVHRLLRKGNYSERVGAGAPVYLAAVLEYLTAEILELAGNAARDNKKTRIIPRHLQLAIRNDEELNKLLGRVTIAQGGVLPNIQAVLLPKKTESHHKAKGK, encoded by the coding sequence ATGTCTGGTCGCGGTAAACAGGGTGGAAAGGTTCGTTCTAAGGCGAAGACCCGCTCCTCGCGAGCTGGGCTCCAGTTCCCCGTAGGCCGAGTGCACCGCCTGCTCCGCAAGGGTAACTATTCCGAGCGTGTCGGCGCCGGGGCGCCGGTGTACTTGGCGGCGGTGCTGGAGTACCTGACGGCCGAGATCCTGGAGCTGGCGGGCAACGCGGCCCGCGACAACAAGAAGACGCGTATCATTCCGCGCCACCTGCAGTTGGCCATCCGCAACGACGAGGAGCTTAACAAGTTGCTGGGGCGCGTGACCATCGCTCAGGGCGGCGTCCTGCCCAACATCCAGGCGGTACTGCTCCCTAAGAAGACTGAGAGCCACCACAAGGCCAAGGGCAAATAA
- the H3C2 gene encoding histone H3.1, giving the protein MARTKQTARKSTGGKAPRKQLATKAARKSAPATGGVKKPHRYRPGTVALREIRRYQKSTELLIRKLPFQRLVREIAQDFKTDLRFQSSAVMALQEACEAYLVGLFEDTNLCAIHAKRVTIMPKDIQLARRIRGERA; this is encoded by the coding sequence ATGGCTCGTACTAAGCAGACCGCTCGCAAGTCCACTGGCGGCAAGGCCCCGCGCAAACAGCTGGCCACCAAGGCGGCCCGGAAGAGCGCACCGGCCACGGGCGGCGTGAAGAAGCCGCACCGCTACCGGCCCGGCACGGTGGCTCTGCGCGAGATCCGCCGCTACCAGAAGTCCACGGAGCTGCTGATCCGCAAGCTGCCGTTCCAGCGCCTGGTGCGCGAGATCGCGCAGGACTTCAAGACCGACCTGCGCTTCCAGAGCTCGGCCGTGATGGCGCTGCAGGAGGCGTGCGAGGCCTACCTGGTGGGGCTCTTCGAGGACACCAACCTGTGTGCTATCCACGCCAAGCGCGTCACCATCATGCCTAAGGACATCCAGCTTGCGCGCCGCATCCGCGGGGAGAGGGCATAA